The Lepeophtheirus salmonis chromosome 1, UVic_Lsal_1.4, whole genome shotgun sequence genome has a segment encoding these proteins:
- the LOC121115693 gene encoding uncharacterized protein, with amino-acid sequence MSSVEELGDKLAKETLPSNFIIITKPSVALLKQSHDEKLGPQVVARIQFERDMSFKMNLSGVLIDKKAVSHITSPGKVNTVIQAINLASFLGAKEELNQTETLEDIQQVEVSTTSE; translated from the coding sequence ATGAGTTCTGTGGAAGAACTTGGTGACAAATTGGCCAAGGAGACACTCCCATCAAACTTCATCATCATCACAAAACCAAGTGTTGCCCTTTTGAAGCAATCCCATGATGAGAAATTGGGCCCCCAAGTAGTAGCCAGAATCCAGTTTGAGAGAGATATGTCATTCAAAATGAACCTTTCTGGTGTGTTGATTGACAAAAAGGCAGTGTCACACATCACCTCACCAGGCAAGGTCAACACTGTGATTCAAGCCATCAATTTGGCTTCCTTTCTGGgagcaaaagaagaattgaatcaaACAGAGACCTTAGAAGACATTCAACAAGTGGAGGTATCTACTACATCAGAGTGA